The nucleotide window GGGTCTGGAACGGCCGGGTCGGCCTCGTCCAACCCGGGTTCGTCCATGTGGTGCGTGCCCAGCAACACCACGTCGATTCGTTCGTCAGGCGGGGACTCCGACTCCGGCCAACCCTCCGGCGGGTTGCGCGCGATCTCGCACGGGTCGACTTCGGGCAGTCCGTCTCTCGTCTGCTCGGGGTCCGGGGACACGACAGTTCGGTGGGGCCAACTCCACGTGAGTGCTCGCAGAACTGCGTTTCTGACAGATAGCATACAGGAGAGGCTACGCCCCGTACTCCCCGACGAGTGTCGGGTCGGGGCCGAACACGGGGACACGACGGGTACCGTCGAGCGAGACGGGGACAGCGACCCGGAGTGGATCAGTCGAGACGAGATCGGTACTGTCTCGGTCGAACCACTCCGGTACCAGCTCGTCGTCCGGTGACACCGGCTTGGACATACGCACCCACTACACGACGGGCACAGTCCGATAGATTCCGTGAGAGCCCGTGCTCGTTCACCGAACGATCACCTCGCCGGCCGCCCCGAGCGGCCACCTCTCGCCGTTCTCGCCGTGGCAAAGACATTTCACCGCTCGCGCCGCGAACGACAGTATGCCAGAGTTCTCCGACAGCGTCGAGCAGATCTCCATCAGCGGTATCCGCGAGGTGTTCGAGGCCGCCGGCGAGGACGCCATCAACCTGGGACTGGGCCAGCCGGACTTCCCGACCCCGGAGCACGCGCGGCAGGCGGCCGTCGACGCGATCGAGTCGGGCGCTGCCGACGGCTACACCTCGAACAAGGGCACACTGGAACTCCGCGAGGCCATCGTCGAGAAACACAAGCGCGACGAGGGGTTCACCGTCGACCCCGAGGACGTGATCGCCACCGCGGGCGGGAGCGAGGCGCTCCACCTGGCGATGGAGGCACACGTCGACCCGGGCGACGAGGTGCTGATGCCCGACCCGGGGTTCGTCTCCTACGACGCCCTGACGAAGCTGGCGGGCGGTGAGTCCGTCCCCGTCCCGCTGCGGGACGATCTCACCCTGTCGCCGGCGGCAGTCGAAGACCGGATCACGGACGACACGGCCGCGTTCGTCGTGAACTCCCCGGCGAACCCGACGGGGACGGTCGCAGACGAGGCGGACATCAGGGCGTTCGCCCGGATCGCGGACGAACACGACGTGTTGTGTATCTCCGACGAGGTGTACGCCCAGATGGTGTTCGACGGCACCCACTACAGCCCCTACGAGTTCGCGTCGTCGGACAACGTCGTCGTCGTCGGCGCCTGCTCGAAGACCTACTCGATGACGGGCTGGCGGCTGGGCTGGGTGACGGGCAGCACGGAGCGGATGGAACGGATGCTCCGCGTCCACCAGTACGTCCAGGCGTGTGCGTCGGCGCCGGCACAGTACGCCGCCGAGGCGGCGCTGTCCGGGCCACAGGAGCCGGTCGCGGAGATGAACGCCGCCTTCGAGCGCCGGCGCGATCTCGTCGTCGACGGGCTCGAAGACGCCGGGCTGGCGTGTCCCCGCCCGGCCGGTGCCTTCTACGCCATGCCGGAGGTGCCCGAGGGGTTCGTCGACGAGGTGATCGACCGTGGTGTCGTGGTCGTGCCCGGCGAGGCGTTCGGGGAGCACGGCGCCGGTCACGCCCGTATCTCGTACGCTACCGGGGAAGAGGAGCTGAAGGCCGCCCTGGAGATCGTCGCCGACGCGGCCGCGGCGGTCCGGTGAGCATGGAGCCGCCAGACCCACCCGCGTCCGTCGCCGACCGACCGCCGTTCACCCCTGTCGACCCCGGGATCGCGGACCTCGCGGATCTCCGGGCCGACATCCCCGTCACCGGCGAGGTCGCGTACTTCAACACCGGCGCGACCGGGCCGTCACCGACGTTCCTCCTGGACGCCGTCGACGGCTGGACCCGTCGTCACAAGACGGACGTGTTGGCCGACGGGGACGCCTACGCCGTCGGCTTCGCCGCCTACGAGGCGATCCGGGAGCGTGTCGCCCCGTTCGTCGGCGCGACGGCCGACGAACTCGCCTTGACGGAGTCGACCTCCGACGGGCTGAGCGCCGTGCTCGCGGCACTGGGACTCGAACGGACTGACGACGCCGTCGTCGTCACGACGGACCTCGAACACCCGGCCGCGGACGTACCGCTGGCACGGCTGGCCGAACAGGGCGTGACGATCCGGCGTGTCGAGACGACCGCCGGCCGGATCGACACGGACGCGTGGCAGACGGCCGTCGCGGACGCCGACGCCGCCGTCTTCTCGTCGCTGGCGTGGAACTACGGCACCCGGCTCCCGGTCGCCGAGCTGGTCGCGGCCGCCGAGGAGGCCGGCGCGTTCACGCTCGTCGACGCCGTGCAGGCGCCCGGCCAGCACCCCGTCGACGTGACGGCCTGGGGCGCCGACGCCGTCGTCGGTTCTGGTCACAAGTGGCTGTTGGGCGTCTGGGGGTCGGGGTTCCTCTACGTCGACGGCGACGCCGTCGCCGACCTCCGGCCGGCGCAGTTGGGCTACCGGAGCGTGACGGACCCCGGCGGCGCGTTCGAGCGGAAGCCGACGGCCGCGCGGTTCGAGCGCGGGACGACCGCGATCGGCGCCCACGTCGGCCTCGCGGAGAGCGTCGCCCTGTTCGACCGGCTCGGCGTGGAACACGTCCACGAGGAGGTGCTCCGGCTGACCGACCGCCTCGTCTCGCAGTTGCCCGCAGAACGGGTCGTCAGCCCGGCCGAGCCGGAGACGGGGCTCGTCACCGTCGACGTTCCCGAGCCGGAGGCGACCGTCGAACGGCTCCGGGACGACGGCGTCGCCGTCCGGTCGCTGCCCGACCCCGACTGTGTCCGGGTATCCGTTCACGCGTTCAACACGACCGCCGAGGTGGAGCGGCTGGCCGACGAACTGGCGGCGATCTGGTGAACGAGAGTCGACTGGTGAGTGGTGATGCACGGGCGGAGACGATCACCTCACTTCGGCGTCACGAGAGCGGCACACTGCGGCCGAGTGGTGTTCCGTAGCCACGCCCGACACAGGCAACACGGTCGTTCGACTCGTCGACGCACCGTTCGACGCGCACGAAACGTCCGCCGAGTTCGGCGTAGTGTCGTCGGCGGACGGTCCGTCACCGTCGATCACCGCTGCCAGCACGTCGCAGGGGACGGCGGGCTCGCTCCGGCCGTCGCCCACGTCGGACTGGGCCCACTCGGCGTGGTGCTCTGGCACACGCGCTGTCAGTCGTCCAACGCCACAGCGCGCGCCGCCGAGTACCGACGACGGGACGGGGTGAACGTGTCGGACGAACACCGGGCAGTCTCCCCGAACGCAGTGCACGAGTGTCTCGTGGGTGTCTCGCGCGGCTCGATCCGGTGCCGGTCGCACGACCGGCGTTCCGTGTCAGGTCCGTTCGCGCTCGCGGCGTCGCTCGCGTGTCCCGTCGCCGGTTCCCCCCGTGTCGCCCGTCCGTCGCGTGCCGCCCTCGGTCCGGATGTCGTCCAGGCTCAGCCCCTCCGTCGCCAGGAGGTCGTCGAGACGGCGCTCGAACTCCTGGCGCGACAGTTCTCCGTTGGCGTAGCGGTCTCGGAGGTCCGCAACCGGATCGCCGCTGGGCTCGCGTCTGGGCGGGGCGGGCTCACTGCCGTCGTCGACGTACGGCACGAGCTCCGGGGTGAGCACGATCAACGGGATCAGGATGAACAGCCCGATCGACGCCAGAAACGCGGAGAGGAAGCCGCCGACGAACGGCGCGACCGCGACTGCTCCAGACGCACCGATCGTGAGGAAGAACGCCAGCGCCGCAGCACGCCACCGACTGATCGTCTCCATGCGTAGATCTTTACTCGGAGACTCTTATCTCCACCGCCGGGTGTCTGGAGACGACACGCGCAGTCGAGAGGCGGGGTCGATCGGTCGGTCACGCACGCGGGGCGGACAGCGTCCCGTTCAGTTCGCCGTCGACACCACCTTCACGACGTCCCCCTCCGCCAGTTCGTGCCCTTCGCCGATCCGGCGATCCGAGCGAGCGTCGACGGCGTGGAGGTAGCCCTCGCCGATGTCCGTGTGGACGGCGTACGCCAGATCCTGGGGGCCGCTCCCCCTCGCCAGGAGGTGTGCGTCCGGCAGCATCCGGCCCTGGCCGTCCGTCCAGTGGGTCTCGCTCTCGACGGGGTAGACGGTGATTCGATCCAACAGGTCGTAGACGGCCGTGTTCAGCGCCGTCTGCACGCCCGTGCCGTCGTACTGTGTCATCACCTCGCCGATGCGCTCCAGTCCGGCCGCCTGTGAGTCGCTCAGATCGCCGCGGACCTCGAACGCCTCGTCGCCCGTGTCGTAGTCGATGGCGCCCGCCGCGGCGGCGCGCTGGAGCGCCAGCTCCCCGTCGGCGGTCGTCGGCACCACCGGCTTGTCCGTCTCTCGGAGGCGTTCGACGTTGTCCTCGGGTGCGATGTCCGCCTTGTTGGCCACGACGACGATGGGCTTCGTGCGCTCGCGGACCCGTCGCGCCAGCTCCGCGCGGTCGTCGTCGTCCCACGACCCCGGGTCCGCGGGGTACTCCATCGCCCGGAGGACGTACGTCACGTCGTGTTCCGTCGCGCCGAATCCCGTCAGCATGTCCACGAGCGCCTCGTCGATGTCGAAGTCCGGCGACCGGCCCTTGCGGACGACCGACTCCCAGTTGCGGTCCACGATCCCGGCCAGCCACTGGTCCATCTCCGACTCCACGAAGTCCACCTCCTCCACCGGGTCGTAGTCGCCCACCTCCACCGGCTCGCCTTCCGCGTTCGTCTCGCCGGCGGCGTCCACCACCTGGAGGATCACGTCCGCGTCCGTCAGCGCGTCCAGGAACTGGTTGCCCAGCCCCCGTCCCTCGTGGGCGCCCGGGACGAGTCCGGCCACGTCCAACAGCTCCACCGGGACGTAGCGCTTGCCGTCGCTGCAGTGGTCGCTGCCACACCGCTCGTCGCGCGCCAGACACGGACACTCCGTCCGGACGTGTGCCACCCCCCTGTTCGGGTCGATCGTCGTGAACGGGTAGTTGCCCACGTCCACCTCCGCGTCCGTCGCCGCCTCGTAGAACGTGGACTTGCCCGCGTTGGGCTTGCCCGCCAGCGCTATCGAGATCATGCAGGGGGGTTCTCGGGAGACGACCCTGTGGGTTTCGGTCGCTATTCGTCGTGTTCGGTGTGTTCGTCTCGTTCGAGTGACGATCCGCTCGTCGCGGGACTACGAACGGCCCGAAACCCCCGCTATCAGTTGTTGGCTCGGACGAGCATAGGACCACGAACAGGCTGAAAGCCCCGCCGGGCTGTGGGACGCTCACTCGCTGCGCTCCTCGCTTCGCTGCGGTGGCGTGCGGGCGACCCGCGAGGCGGGTGTGTACTGAACCCCGACTGTCGAACGAGGTGTCGTCGGTCGACAGTCGGGCGAGCGAACGCTCGTTGGGACTTCCGACAAGGTGGGAATGGAAGGGGCGCGGCTTCCACCCTGTTCGCACACACCGTGCAAACACAGAGTCCGACGAATCACGAGGGTTCCACCCGAACGACACAGACAGATACCCAGTTTCACTTCCGCCGTAGGAGCCGAAGGTTCACGTCTGCCCCACACGAAGCCCACGCGAATGACAGAGACGCTCCCCGGGGTAGACGACGGGCCGGGCGAGCGGGTGATCGTCCACGTCGACATCGACTGCTTCTACGCGAGCTGTGAACGACTCCGCGAACCACAGTTGATCGACGAACCGGTCGTCGTTGGGATGGGCTACGAACCGGGCGAGCGCCACGGCGCGGTGGCGACGGCCAGCTACGAGGCCCGGGCGTACGGCGTCGACTCCGCCCAGCCCATCGAGGAGGCGTTGGACAGACTGCCGCGGGTCGCGGACGCCGACCGGACGGACCCCGAGGCCCCCGACCCGACGGAGGCGGGCCACTACCGCCCGGTCGATATGGAGTACTACGAGTCCGTCGCCGAGAGGGTCAAGGGAGTGCTCCACGACCTCGCCGACACCGTCCGCGAGGTGAGCGTCGACGAGGCGTACCTGGACGCGACGGACGCGACGAGTTGGGCACCCGTGGGAGAAGGGGCAGTGGCAGAGGGAGACGGGAGCGACGTAGACACGGACGAAGACGCGGATACGAACGAACACACGGACGAAGACGTGGACTCGGAGCGCAGACTGGCGGCGGGGTACGCCAGACACGTCAGACAGGAGATCCGCCGGCGCGTGGGCGTGCCGGCGAGCGTCGGCGTGGCGCCGAACATGGCCGTCGCCAAGGTGGCGTCGGACCACGACAAGCCGGACGGGCTGACGGTCGTGGCGCCCGAGCGGGTGCGGTCGTTCCTGGCCCCGTTGCCGGCCGAGGACCTCCACGGCGTCGGCCCGGTGCGGGCCAGCGAGCTCGCGGCGATGGGGATCGAGACCGCAGGAGAGCTGGCGAGTGCGGACGCCGACCGGCTCGTGGAGCGGTTCGGCGACCGTGGTCGGGAGCTGTACGACAGGGCGCGGGGCCGCGACGACCGCGAGGTGACCCCACGCGGGCGGCCGAAGTCGTTGTCTCGGGAGTCGGCGTTCACGGAGGCGACGGACGACCCCGCGGCCAAGCGGGAGAAGGTGCGGGCGTTGGCGGCGGACGTGAGCGAGCGAGCCCGCTCCCGCGGGGCGACGTACCGCACCATCGGCATCAAGGCGGTCCAGCCGCCGTTCGACGTGAACACGCGGGCGGAGTCGCTGTCGGGGCCGGTGGACGACCCGGATCTCGTCCGCGAGGTGGCCCTGGAACTGCTGACGGAGTTCGAGACGGTGCCGGTCCGGAAGCTGGGCGTCCGGGTGTCGAACCTCTCGTTCGGCGGCGGCGACCAGGCGAAGTTGGGGGGGTACGACGGCGACACGGCCGGAGTGTCGAACGGCGGGGGGACCGCGGCCGGCGACGGCGGAGACGCTCACGACGTCGTCGGTGCCGGCGGTGCGACGCTCGAAGAGTGGGCGGAGACGGCGACGGGCACCGACAGCGCCGCGGACGGGGAGGCCGTCTACGCCGACGGAGACACCCCACAGACGCTGACGGCGTGGGCCGAACGCGGGGGGACGGCGTGGGACGAGTCCGACGCCGCCGCGTGGGACGAGCCAGACGACACGGACGCGGAGTCGGACCGCCGGTGTCGCGGTCCGGCACAGCCGTCACTCGACGCGTTCGAGCCGACTGGGGGGGACGGCGACGAGTGACCACGACGGGGGGCTGCCGGGGTTCGGCGTCTCGTCCGACAGGGACTAAGCGCCCGGCACCCGACCGGACAGGTGTGACAGACGACAACGACGACGGGCTCGCGGTCGGCGGCGCGGGCGACGACACGGACGCGCACGGCGTCGAGTGGCCGTCCGGCGACTCACCGGCGTACGCGGCAGGCGACGCCGATCCGTTCGACCCGGCCGTGGCGGCGGCGTTGGACGACGCGGACCCACTGGCGTCGTTCCGCGAGCGGTTCGACCCGCCGGACGGGGAGCTGTACGTCGACGGAAACTCGCTGGGCCCGTTCTCGGAGGCGGCCGGCGAGAGCCTCGACCGGGTGCGCGAGGAGTGGCGAGACCTCGGGATTCGCGGCTGGGAGGAGGGGGAGCCGGACTGGTTCCACTTCGCCGAACACCTCGGGGAGCTGTTGGCGCCGGTGGTGGGTGCCGATCCCGACGAGGTGATCGTCGCCAACTCCACGACGACGAACGTCCACACGCTCGTCGGGACGTTCCTGGACACGCTCCCGGGGACGCCCGCCGGGCCGGCGCCGGACGCCGACGCGCCGGCGATCCTGGTCGACGACCTGGACTTCCCGACGGACCACTACGCGATCCGGGCACAGCTCCGCCAGCGCGGGGTCGACCCGGACGAGAAGCTCCGAACCGTCGGCTCGCGCGACGACCGAACGATCCACCCCGCCGACGTGGAGACGGCGTTGGCGACCCACGACGACGTTGGAATCGTCTTTCTGCCGTCCGTGCTCTACCGCTCGGGACAGCTGTTCGACGTCGACCGGATCACGGCCGCGGCCCACGACCACGACGCCCTCGTCGGGTTCGACCTGGCTCACTCCGTCGGCGTCGTGCCACACGACCTCGCCGGCGCCGGCGTCGACTTCGCGGTCTGGTGTTCCTACAAGTACCTCAACGCCGGGCCGGGAGCCATCGCCGGGCTGTACGTCGCAGAGCGGCACCACGGCACGACGCCGGCGCTGGCAGGGTGGTGGGGCAACGACAAACAGACGCAGTTCGAGATGCGTCAGACGTTCGACCCCGCCGACGACGCGAGCGCCTGGCAGATCGGGACGGTGCCAGTGTTGTCTGCCGCGCCCATCGAGGGGGCGACGGAGACGATCCGCGAGGCGGGGATCGACCGGGTCCGACAGAAGTCGCTGGCGCTGACGGACTACCTGATCGCACTCGTGGACGCGCTGCCGGAGACGTTCGCCGTCGGGACACCCCGGGATCCCGCGGCACGCGGCGGCCACGTCGCCGTCGAACACCCCGAAGGACGGCGGCTCAGCCGCGCGCTCCGCGACCGCGGTGTCGTCGTCGACTTCCGGCCGCCGAACGTCGTCAGAGTCTGTCCGTCGCCGCTGTACACCCGGTTCGAGGACGTGCGCGCCGTCGCCGACCACCTCCGCGAACTCGCGGAGACGGAGGCGTACCGGGAGTACGAGGTCGACGACGGCGGCGTGACGTAGCGAGCGACAGAACGGGAAGTGAGCGAGCGACAGAACGGGAAGTGAGTGGGCGACGAGACGACAGGACGGTTCCGGACACCTGCCTCAGGCCAGCCCGAGTACGGAGAGCCCGTCGAACCGGAACAGGAAGAAGTACAGTTGGACGACGCCGGCGGCGGCCAACAGCACCCCCATCCCGCGTTCGATCAGGCTCGTCCGGCCGCGGGCGGCAGCCAACAGGGCGTTACGGCCCAGCGCGGCCGCGACCGTCACCGCGACCATCAGCAGGCTCATCCCGGCCGCGTAGGCGCCGAACGCCGCCAGCGCGGTCGGCGGCCCGGCCGCGACCGCCTGGACGCCGATGCCGACGAACACCGGAGCGGTACAGCCGGCCGCGGCGGCGGCGTACAACACGCCGAACGCGAAGAAGCCGCCGACGCTCCGGCGTCGCTCCGGCAGTCTGACCGTCGGCGTCGGGAGGTCGTACCCCAGCGCCGTCGCCGTCCCGACGACGATCAGGACGACCCCGACGACGAGTTCCAACAGGCTCACGCTACCCAACAGTCGGGAGCCGACGGCAGCCGTCACCCCTGCCAACAACCCGTACACGAGGAAGAACCCCAGACTGACGACCACGCCGACGACGGCCGCGCGGACGAGCCGCGCGGCCGTCTCGCCCGGGAGAACCGTGCCGAGAGCGTCGGCCGTTCTCTCGGCGACGCGACCGGTGCCCGGGCCGGCGACGGGACTGCTCGGGTCGGCAGCACGACTGTTCGAGTCGGCGGCAGCGCTCCCGTTCCCGCCGCTCGCGTTCGCGTCGGCAGCGCCGCCGTTGGCGCGGCCCTCGCCGGCCGTCTCGCCGAGGTAGAAGGAGACGTACCCGGGGAGCAACGGGTACGCGCACGGCGCGAAGAAGGTACCGGCGCCGGCGGAGAAGGCGAACGCCACGAGCGGGAGATTCGGGATCACGACTGGAGGGCACGCTCCACGCCGGCGACGAGCCGGTCGGTGCCGGCCAGGCCGGTGTGGCGGAGTGTGGTCTCGCCGCTCGGAGTCTGAACCACGACCGTCGGGATGCCGGTCACGTCGTACGCCTGGGTCGCCGCGAGCTCCGGGTCGCGGGCGACGGGCCAGGTGCCGTCGTGTCGCCGCCAGAAGGAGCGGATCGCCGCCTCGTCCGACTCCTGGGTGACGGAGACGACCGCGAGCGCCGTCTCGTCGAACCGTTCGCGGACCCGCCGGAGGTTGTCCATCTCCGGTTTACAGGGCGCACACCAGGTGGCGAAGAAGTCGACGAGCACCGCCCGGTCGGGCGGCGACAGCCCGACCGTTCCCGACGGCGAGCCGGGTGCCGACACCGTCGGGAGGACGAGCCCGCGGTCCGTCCCGGTGGGAGTGGCGTCCGAGCCGGCGGTGCTGCCGTCTCCCGCCGGCCCGCGGTCGTCCGGTCCGCCGTCGGCGTCTGGGCCGTCGACACCGACACAGCCCGCGAGCCCGGCGCTCGCCGCGGTGCCGACGGCGGCGAGGTAGGCGCGACGCTTCACGCTCACAGCCAGTGGGCTCCGGAACTTCAACGGTCTGGTGTCGTGTGCGGACAGCCCCCAGCCCCGGCGCGACTAAGCCACG belongs to Halobaculum sp. MBLA0143 and includes:
- a CDS encoding pyridoxal phosphate-dependent aminotransferase; its protein translation is MPEFSDSVEQISISGIREVFEAAGEDAINLGLGQPDFPTPEHARQAAVDAIESGAADGYTSNKGTLELREAIVEKHKRDEGFTVDPEDVIATAGGSEALHLAMEAHVDPGDEVLMPDPGFVSYDALTKLAGGESVPVPLRDDLTLSPAAVEDRITDDTAAFVVNSPANPTGTVADEADIRAFARIADEHDVLCISDEVYAQMVFDGTHYSPYEFASSDNVVVVGACSKTYSMTGWRLGWVTGSTERMERMLRVHQYVQACASAPAQYAAEAALSGPQEPVAEMNAAFERRRDLVVDGLEDAGLACPRPAGAFYAMPEVPEGFVDEVIDRGVVVVPGEAFGEHGAGHARISYATGEEELKAALEIVADAAAAVR
- a CDS encoding aminotransferase class V-fold PLP-dependent enzyme gives rise to the protein MEPPDPPASVADRPPFTPVDPGIADLADLRADIPVTGEVAYFNTGATGPSPTFLLDAVDGWTRRHKTDVLADGDAYAVGFAAYEAIRERVAPFVGATADELALTESTSDGLSAVLAALGLERTDDAVVVTTDLEHPAADVPLARLAEQGVTIRRVETTAGRIDTDAWQTAVADADAAVFSSLAWNYGTRLPVAELVAAAEEAGAFTLVDAVQAPGQHPVDVTAWGADAVVGSGHKWLLGVWGSGFLYVDGDAVADLRPAQLGYRSVTDPGGAFERKPTAARFERGTTAIGAHVGLAESVALFDRLGVEHVHEEVLRLTDRLVSQLPAERVVSPAEPETGLVTVDVPEPEATVERLRDDGVAVRSLPDPDCVRVSVHAFNTTAEVERLADELAAIW
- a CDS encoding SHOCT domain-containing protein; this encodes METISRWRAAALAFFLTIGASGAVAVAPFVGGFLSAFLASIGLFILIPLIVLTPELVPYVDDGSEPAPPRREPSGDPVADLRDRYANGELSRQEFERRLDDLLATEGLSLDDIRTEGGTRRTGDTGGTGDGTRERRRERERT
- a CDS encoding redox-regulated ATPase YchF yields the protein MISIALAGKPNAGKSTFYEAATDAEVDVGNYPFTTIDPNRGVAHVRTECPCLARDERCGSDHCSDGKRYVPVELLDVAGLVPGAHEGRGLGNQFLDALTDADVILQVVDAAGETNAEGEPVEVGDYDPVEEVDFVESEMDQWLAGIVDRNWESVVRKGRSPDFDIDEALVDMLTGFGATEHDVTYVLRAMEYPADPGSWDDDDRAELARRVRERTKPIVVVANKADIAPEDNVERLRETDKPVVPTTADGELALQRAAAAGAIDYDTGDEAFEVRGDLSDSQAAGLERIGEVMTQYDGTGVQTALNTAVYDLLDRITVYPVESETHWTDGQGRMLPDAHLLARGSGPQDLAYAVHTDIGEGYLHAVDARSDRRIGEGHELAEGDVVKVVSTAN
- a CDS encoding DNA polymerase IV, with translation MTETLPGVDDGPGERVIVHVDIDCFYASCERLREPQLIDEPVVVGMGYEPGERHGAVATASYEARAYGVDSAQPIEEALDRLPRVADADRTDPEAPDPTEAGHYRPVDMEYYESVAERVKGVLHDLADTVREVSVDEAYLDATDATSWAPVGEGAVAEGDGSDVDTDEDADTNEHTDEDVDSERRLAAGYARHVRQEIRRRVGVPASVGVAPNMAVAKVASDHDKPDGLTVVAPERVRSFLAPLPAEDLHGVGPVRASELAAMGIETAGELASADADRLVERFGDRGRELYDRARGRDDREVTPRGRPKSLSRESAFTEATDDPAAKREKVRALAADVSERARSRGATYRTIGIKAVQPPFDVNTRAESLSGPVDDPDLVREVALELLTEFETVPVRKLGVRVSNLSFGGGDQAKLGGYDGDTAGVSNGGGTAAGDGGDAHDVVGAGGATLEEWAETATGTDSAADGEAVYADGDTPQTLTAWAERGGTAWDESDAAAWDEPDDTDAESDRRCRGPAQPSLDAFEPTGGDGDE
- the kynU gene encoding kynureninase, whose translation is MTDDNDDGLAVGGAGDDTDAHGVEWPSGDSPAYAAGDADPFDPAVAAALDDADPLASFRERFDPPDGELYVDGNSLGPFSEAAGESLDRVREEWRDLGIRGWEEGEPDWFHFAEHLGELLAPVVGADPDEVIVANSTTTNVHTLVGTFLDTLPGTPAGPAPDADAPAILVDDLDFPTDHYAIRAQLRQRGVDPDEKLRTVGSRDDRTIHPADVETALATHDDVGIVFLPSVLYRSGQLFDVDRITAAAHDHDALVGFDLAHSVGVVPHDLAGAGVDFAVWCSYKYLNAGPGAIAGLYVAERHHGTTPALAGWWGNDKQTQFEMRQTFDPADDASAWQIGTVPVLSAAPIEGATETIREAGIDRVRQKSLALTDYLIALVDALPETFAVGTPRDPAARGGHVAVEHPEGRRLSRALRDRGVVVDFRPPNVVRVCPSPLYTRFEDVRAVADHLRELAETEAYREYEVDDGGVT
- a CDS encoding cytochrome C biogenesis protein, yielding MIPNLPLVAFAFSAGAGTFFAPCAYPLLPGYVSFYLGETAGEGRANGGAADANASGGNGSAAADSNSRAADPSSPVAGPGTGRVAERTADALGTVLPGETAARLVRAAVVGVVVSLGFFLVYGLLAGVTAAVGSRLLGSVSLLELVVGVVLIVVGTATALGYDLPTPTVRLPERRRSVGGFFAFGVLYAAAAAGCTAPVFVGIGVQAVAAGPPTALAAFGAYAAGMSLLMVAVTVAAALGRNALLAAARGRTSLIERGMGVLLAAAGVVQLYFFLFRFDGLSVLGLA
- a CDS encoding TlpA family protein disulfide reductase; translated protein: MKRRAYLAAVGTAASAGLAGCVGVDGPDADGGPDDRGPAGDGSTAGSDATPTGTDRGLVLPTVSAPGSPSGTVGLSPPDRAVLVDFFATWCAPCKPEMDNLRRVRERFDETALAVVSVTQESDEAAIRSFWRRHDGTWPVARDPELAATQAYDVTGIPTVVVQTPSGETTLRHTGLAGTDRLVAGVERALQS